In one window of Nothobranchius furzeri strain GRZ-AD chromosome 11, NfurGRZ-RIMD1, whole genome shotgun sequence DNA:
- the sppl2 gene encoding signal peptide peptidase-like 2, producing MLILIGWLVDGGKKQQASNMRVPETLIWAAFFIQKVVGEYGMAHFSDKGKSKGKDYCIFFNSQWARLPQDLNKASRLQIYDLTTSVLCSPSDVPEGGFPNRIPMVMRGNCTFYEKVRLAQINGAKGLLIVSKDRLTPPAGNKTQYEEIDIPVALLSYTDMLDISKSFGKGRLVAMYAPNEPVLDYNMVIIFLMAVGTVAVGGYWAGSRDSKKRYMKHKRDDGAEKQDEETVDVTPVMICVFVVMCCSMLVLLYFFYDYLAIWVIAIFCMASSIGLHSCLWPFVRRIPFCKCRIPENNLPYLHKRPQIRMLLLSALCISISIVWMVFRNEDQWAWVLQDALGIAFCLYMLKTVRLPTFKACTLLLTVLFVYDVFFVFITPFFTTSGESIMVEVAAGPSDSAPHEKLPMVLKVPRLNSSPLALCDRPFSLLGFGDILVPGLLVVYCHRFDILTQSSRIYFMACTIAYGIGLLITFVALAVMQMGQPALLYLVPCTLLTSLAVALWRRELPQFWTGSGFVPPIVLAPINCTHTAEPPPPLLQEPSAEAEPQTTEATNQSKETPKQLPQDTPLPLQGHSNEVEPQTTEATNQSNETPEQLPQDTPPLEKSEEKTDY from the exons ATGCTCATTCTgatcggttggttggttgatggGGGGAAGAAACAACAAGCTAGCAATATGAGGGTCCCCGAAACACTGATTTGGGCCGCATTTTTTATCCAGAAG GTGGTGGGAGAGTATGGCATGGCCCATTTCAGTGATAAGGGCAAGAGTAAAGGGAAGGATTACTGCATATTCTTCAACTCCCAGTGGGCACGTTTACCTCAGGACCTCAACAAGGCA TCACGTCTTCAGATCTACGACCTGACAACTTCGGTCCTGTGCTCACCTTCCGACGTCCCAGAGGGAGGCTTCCCGAACCGCATCCCCATGGTGATGAGGGGCAACTGCACTTTCTATGAAAAGGTTCGCCTGGCCCAGATTAACGGCGCCAAGGGCCTACTCATCGTCAGCAAGGATCGACTG ACTCCACCAGCAGGAAATAAAACTCAGTATGAGGAGATTGACATTCCTGTAGCACTGCTGAGCTATACAGACATGTTGGACATCAGCAAG AGTTTTGGAAAAGGAAGGCTTGTTGCCATGTACGCACCCAATGAGCCTGTGCTGGATTATAACATGGTGATAATCTTCCTCATGGCTGTGGGGACTGTGGCTGTAGGAGGCTACTGGGCCGGCAGCAGAGACAGCAAGAA ACGCTACATGAAGCATAAGCGGGACGACGGCGCCGAGAAGCAGGACGAGGAGACGGTGGACGTCACACCTGTCATGATCTGTGTGTTTGTGGTCATGTGCTGCAGCATGCTGGTGCTCCTCTACTTTTTCTACGACTACCTGG CCATTTGGGTCATCGCGATCTTCTGCATGGCTTCCTCCATCGGCCTCCACAGCTGCCTGTGGCCTTTCGTTAGGAGAATTCCCTTCTGCAAGTGCAG GATCCCAGAGAACAACCTTCCTTACCTGCACAAGCGACCACAGATCCGCATGTTGCTGCTGTCGGCGCTctgcatcagcatcagcatcgtGTGGATGGTGTTTCGTAACGAGGACCA GTGGGCGTGGGTGTTGCAGGACGCCCTGGGGATCGCCTTCTGTCTCTACATGCTCAAAACAGTCCGGCTGCCCACATTCAAG GCTTGCACTTTACTTCTGACGGTTCTGTTTGTTTACGACGTTTTCTTTGTGTTTATCACACCCTTCTTTACAACG AGCGGGGAGAGTATAATGGTGGAGGTAGCAGCTGGACCGTCGGACTCCGCCCCGCACGAAAAG CTCCCTATGGTGCTCAAAGTGCCGAGGTTAAACTCCTCCCCCCTGGCCCTTTGTGACCGACCCTTCTCCCTGCTGGGATTTGGAGACATCCTAGTACCAG GCCTGCTCGTTGTGTACTGTCATCGGTTTGACATTTTAACACAATCCTCCAGGATCTACTTCATGGCCTGTACGATCG CGTATGGCATCGGCCTGCTGATCACCTTCGTGGCCCTGGCTGTGATGCAGATGGGCCAGCCTGCCCTGCTCTACCTGGTGCCTTGCACTCTGCTCACCAGCCTTGCTGTAGCACTGTGGCGCAGAGAGTTGCCCCAGTTCTGGACTGGAAGTGGATTTGTG CCTCCCATAGTGCTCGCACCAATCAACTGCACGCACACCGCAGAGCCACCGCCGCCGCTGCTGCAGGAGCCCTCAGCTGAAGCAGAACCACAAACCACAGAGGCCACCAATCAGAGCAAAGAAACGCCCAAACAGCTGCCTCAGGACACACCCCTGCCGCTGCAGGGGCACTCAAATGAAGTGGAGCCACAAACCACAGAGgccaccaatcagagcaatgaaacACCTGAACAGCTGCCTCAGGACACGCCCCCGCTGGAGAAAAGCGAAGAGAAAACCGACTACTAG